DNA sequence from the Vicia villosa cultivar HV-30 ecotype Madison, WI linkage group LG3, Vvil1.0, whole genome shotgun sequence genome:
tgcaatgattactatatgcaagagATGACGGGTGAACATCGGAGGGAGCCTTCCGTCCTGAGCACTCTGTGGGGACTTTTTCTTGGCGCCCTGACTTTGCAAGGCCACACCAGATGGTTTCTTGACCGGCCCCCAACGCGTCACTTCTGCAGGGGAAAACTTGCACCCGATGACTTATGAGGGAGGAGGCACGATGGCACTTTTGAGCGGCAACACCGTCATCTTATTTTGAAGCTTGAAGATTGCACCtccttttttgaacttccacatcTTTATCGAAGAATAAGGGAATCTAATCAACACTGCGGAGCTTTTGAGCCCTGGATGAGAGCTCTCCAGAGAAATAAACTCTGGTATTTGAAGGAAAGGAGACCTTTGGGTTCCATATCGACAGAGATGTTTGGTTGATACTTCTTGAAGCGTAGGTACTAGCATCTGACTGTGCTGAATGATCGgagattcctgcaaaacaaatcaaGCAAATATGCCCCAGTATGATGGTTCTACCTCGTCCACCATCCCAAGTACTCAAAATCTTTAAGCAATTCTATTTGTTTTAGCTCATGTTCTTTTTGTAGGACTTCGATGTTAGAAATGCAATGCTTACCAAAATAATTGGACGTTTTtgtaaacaaaacagtaaaaataaaactatgtaggaattttttgagtgaaaaatctttttattaatgaaaagaaATGCCTAACATAGGCGAGTACATCAGGGAGCGGCCTCCTTGAGGAGGTAACCGCCAAAAGGGAAAACAAACAGCATTTACAAACATGGCAACGTGAGAAAAGATTCCATTGGGTTCCAATCTTGCTATGCCTTGCAGATCTTCCATGTTCCTTCTGTTTTGCTTTCAGAAATGGATGAATGAATTTGGTCCTTTACCCTTCTGAGTCCTCCAATTGTGGTGACTAACTATGCTCGAGGATCTAATGCACGACGCAGTCATTCGCTTTTTGTccctcttttgcctggaccgccctttcgggttttcaatccaccaggaccccttttttgcctaagtcgcccttttgggttttcaacttagtgggtgtactttatttctttttcattcttttgtctgatcttttccttttcttttatttttatttttgatcatgtttatgcgaagtattttttaactgcgtcggcattcacgggaagtgggaagtcttcgccatccatagttgaGAGGATCATGGCGCCACCTGAGAAGACTTTCTTTACAACATAAGGCCCTTCGTAATTCGGAGTCCACTTTCCCCTAGGATCGTTGTGAATAAGCAGGATCTTCTTGAGCACAAGGTCACCAACTTGAAAGTGTCGAGGTCGAATCTTCTTGTCGAAGGCtcttttcatcttcttttgataggctTGCCCGTGGCATATGGCTGCTAGTCTcttttcatcaatgaggttcagttGATCAAATCTGGTTTGGACCCAATCAGCTTCGCTGAGCTTCACATCTGTTAatacccttaatgaaggaatctcaacctcaaccggaagaatcgcttccatgccatatactaacgagaaaggagttgcccctgtggaagtacgcaccgaggtacgataaccatgtaaagcaaagggcaacatctcatgccagtccttataagtgaccaccatcttttgcacaatcttcttgatgtttttattggccgcttcaactgcaccattcatctttggccgatacggggaagagttatgatgcgtaatcttgaaattctcgcataattccttcatcatattattattgaggttggatccattatcagtgataattctctcaggaaccccataacgacaaattatatggtgcttgatgaagcgagtcactacttgcttggagacatttgcataagacgcagcttcaacccacttggtgaagtagtcaatagcaacgaggatgaagcgatgtccgttagaggcggtgggcttaatttccccaatcatatcgatgccccacatagcaaacggccaaggagatgtcaacacattcagaggaaccggaggtacatgaaccctatctgcatacacttgacatttgtaacaTACCACCACATGGTTGAAACAATCGTGTTCCAGGgtcgaccaataataacctgctctcaatatTTTTCTAGCCATGGTGTGCCCACTTGCATGTGtaccaaaggatccttcatgcacctcttgcatgatctttgctgcttcgtgtctatccacgcatctgagcaacacaGAATCAAAGTTCCTCTTGTATAACACACCTCCAGCAATGAAGAACTTGGCAGACAGTCTCTTCAAAGTTTTCCTATCTGTAAAGGAAGCACCCTCAGGATACTCTTGGGTTTCCAGAAATTtcttaatgtcataaaaccatggtttctcatcAGGCACATTATCAATGACGCCACAGAATGCAGGTTCATCCAACCTTTTGATCACAATTGACGGCGCTTCATTGTCccatttgactttgaacatggatgctaaagtggccaaagcatcagccaaatgattttcctctcgagggatgtgatcgaaggtgatctcatcaaagtattgagccaatttcaccacatgttctctatagggaatcaagttggggtggcgtgtttcccaatctccgttgatctgactaatcaccaaagcagaatctccataaactgcgagatttttaatcctcaaatcaatggccgcctcaataccatatatgcaagcctcgtattcagccacattattagtacaatcaaaacaaatcctggccgtaaatggaatatgaaaacctgttggagaagtaagcacagccccaataccattacccaatgcattagaggaaccatcgaacacgagcgtccatcgcgcccctggttcaggtccttcctctTGATCTTGACTTTTGGAAGTCTCTGCCAcgcacattatatcttcatcaggaaactcaaagtacatagactggtaatcgtccacaggttgatgcgcaagataatcagcaattacactacttttaatggccttttgagtagtgtattgtatgtcatattctgtcaagatcatttgccaacgggcaatcctccCTGTCAATGCCggtttctcaaatatatatttgattgggtccatctttgaaatcaataaagtggtgtgagtcaacatatactgtctcagtcggcgagcggcccatgccaaagcacaacaagttttctcgagtagtgagtatcttgattcacaatcggtaaactttttgctaaggtaataaattgcgtgctcttttcgaccggactcgtcatgctgacccagcacacaccccattgaattctcgaGAACCgtcaggtacataatcaaaggtctaCCTTCCACTGGAGGCATGAGGATTGGAGGCTCTTGCAAATACTCTTTAACCTTATCAAACGCCTTTTGACAATTGTCATCCCACTTTATTGCCTGATTCTTTCTCAATAGCTTGAAGATAGGTTCACACGTGGCGGTAaggtgtgagatgaaccttgcaatataattcaaccttcccaagaatccacgaacctgtttctcagttctcggctcaggcatctcttgtatagcttttaccttggcgggatcgacctcaataccccTTTCACTTACGATGAAACCAAGCAACTTTCCTGAtctcactccgaaagtgcatttattGGGATTCAACCTTAACTTGAATTTTCTTAACCTTTCGAACAATTTCTTCAGGTGAACAAGGTGCTCCTCTTCTGTATGGgactttgcgatcatgtcatccacatagacctcgatctctttatgaatcatgtcgtgaaacaaagtcaccatagctctttgataggttgccccagcattcttcaacccgaatggcatgaccttgtaacaaaaggtgccccaaggtgtaatgaatgttgttttttccatgtcctcgggtgccatctttatttgattgtaaccagaaaaatcgtccatgaaggagaaaaccgagaactgagcagtattatctaccaatacatcaatgtgaggaagcgggaaatcatccttcgggctcgccctattcagatctcgaTAGTCGACACACATTCGTACCTTCCCTTCTTTCTTAGGTACAGGTACAATGTTGGCGACCCATGGTGGATAAACTGTTACAGcaagaaaacctgcatcaaactgcttctgaacctcttcttggattttcttggacatatcaGGACGTGTTCTCCTGAGTTTCTGTTTGACGGGTGGAGAATTTTCTTTAAGGGGTAGCCTGTGCACAACAATGTCAGTATCtaatccaggcatatcttcgtaagaccaTGCGAAGATGTCAGAATACTCCTTCAACATTCCAAtcaacttttctttcacattctcattcaaagaagcccctattttaacctcccttctcatctcttcggtgccaagattcaccgtctcaataggctcttgatgtggctcgatcactttctcttcttgtttcaacaatctggccaactcatcaggcaattcacaatcttcttcatcctcttcttcaGCGGTGTAGATAGGATTGTCAAAGTCATAACGAGGCATAGCAAGATCGTTACCAACAGAATCTGGAGGAGAAGTGGATCTGCATGaattatgatttatgctttattttagagtggagggaagatgatgaataagaaacgttgccatttttattttttttattaattataaatgtaaaagtaaaaaaatgaaagacagggaacaaaatatttgaatgcaaaaacgtccttttattaatgattttaacattgaaaaacaacaaatgaGGCCCTACATATGTTCACCGTGTCTTGGGCAGAACAcaggaattattgcatgataaacaaaaacaaacagtattacttttgatcaagagcaattgagatgatgtcttcagatgaccagttgagaagcttctgtcccgggacacacggcttgatccattcttcaatgtcataatcactatcCATATCATCATCAGCAGCGCAAATATGATCCTTGACGATGCCAGCACTAGAGAACTTGATCGGAACGAAGGTTCCGGGCTTCTTGGAGGCCTCATTAGATGAACTCTGACCCAACTGATATCCAATCCCACATTTATCCTGCTTGATTGGTAGATCTAAGACTCGGCCCCATCCTTCAGGATGACCTGATTCAACCACAGCTTTAGCTTCCTTTAGTGAAGACATGGGAGCTTCCAACTTCTTATTGTCAACATAAGGGATCTTGATAGTCTGGACAGCCTCAAAGGCTTGGCAAGGCGTCTCGTGGACCTCTCCTTCCACATCAATATACCTGAAGGACGCAAGATGGCTTACCACGTGTTCTTCCTCCCCACATATTGTGACTATCTTTCCTTGCGTCGCGAATTTGAGTTTCTGATGCAATGTGGAAGTcacggccccagcagcatggatccatggaCGTCCCAGGAGACAACTGTAAGACGGGTGGATATCCATCACAAAGAAGGTAATAGTGAAAAGTTGAGGGCCTATCATTATTGGCAAGTCAACCTCCCCAAATACTGATCTCTTTGACCCATCAAAGGCTCTCACTGTCAATTCACTCGGCCTTATCCCGACACCAGAATAATCTAGCCTCATCAAAGACGACTTCGGTAATACATTCAGAGAAGATCCATTATCCACGAGAACACGAGATAACATAGTCCCTTTACATTCCACTGATATATGCAAAGCTCTATTGTGGTTTCTACCTTCGGAGGGCAAGTCTGCATCAGTGAATCCCAATCCATTACCAGCATTGATGTTTGACACCACCCCTTCAAGTTGATTCACTGAGATCTCTGGAGGGACGAAAGCAGTACTTAAAAGTCTCAACAAAGCGTTTCGATGTGTCTCCGAACACAAGAGCAACTGCAAGATCGAAATCTTTGATTGAGTTTGACTCAGTTGGTCAACCACTTTATACTCACTTTTCTTGATGATCTttaggaactcttccatctctttggCCACAGTATCTTTAGAGTTAGAGCTTTGCCCCGGATCCACCGTATCTTCTACCACTCTTTTCCCTTTTGCTTGAGCTAGAGCTTCTGCATTGTCATCGCGAGTATTCTGGGGAGGATTGAAAATACGACCACTTCTTGTCATTCTTCCAATgccaacaacattatcaacatcttctttctcaaccGGTGCTTTAATCTCGTACTTAGCCCCTTGGTAGAAAACTTCTCCGCCATAGTTCCATGGGATTGCTTTCTCACTAGTATATGGGATGGGACCAGGCAACGTGATGACCAAAGGCTGCGCTCTGGCAGGAATCGGGATCTTAGTAGGAGTATACGGGATGGATAGCACATTGATTTCATTCTTGACTGACTTTGGATGTCGCACATGCTCAAACTATAAGTACCCACTATCTATCAACTGTTGAATCCCATCTTTCACCTTGTCACAAACTGAGGAGGTGACCATACAATCAGTACAGAATTCTCCACAACCAGCGTATAGTCTCATCCTCAATAATTCCTTCTTCAATAATGGTAACAACGATCCCAATTCGATAACATCCTTGACCAAGTAAATGTCTTCAACAATATCGATGGCATTTGCGGCATGAGTTCCATGGGAAGGCATAGGGTTCTGTACAACGTTAGGTCCTTGAGTAGGGGTGAACTCAATAGCTTTTGAATCAAGCAGATCCTGTACTTTATGCATGAATCCTATGCAATGTTCAATATCGTGACCAGCAGCCCCAGAATGAAACTCACAGTGGGCATTAGCATCATAGTTAGGAGGAAGCTTAGCAGGCGGAGGGCCTATGGTACGAAGTTGCACCAAGTCCCCATGTAAGAGATGAGCGAGTAATTGTGCATATGTCATAGGTATGGGATCAAAAATTCTTGGTGGCCTCGACTTTTGCTGATACTGACGTGGGGGATGCCTCTGCTGTTGCGGTGGTTGTTGCTGAAGAGGAGTACTCGGTATGGTCACAACGGCTACCTGTTGATAAACATGGCCTTTACCTTTACCATAGTAAGCAGCACTCGTTTCACCTTCTCTCTTCTTAGCAAATCCGTTATATGGTTTCTTCCCTCCTGCCCCAGAAGAGGAACTAGCAGCACTTGGATTATGTATTCTACCAGCCTTAATTCCACTTTCAATTCGCTCACCAATCATAACCAACTCGGCAAAACTTGAGGATGCAGAGCAGGCGGAGTAATATTGGCCCTCCAGAGTGTTGGTGAACAAGTCCATCATCTCTCTTTCCAACATTGGTGGCTGGACCCTAGCCGCCAACTCGCGCCATTTTTgcgcatattctttgaaggactcATTAGCTTTCTGGGCTAGATTCTGTAACTGAGTGCGATTTGGTGCCATGTCAACGTTATACTGATACTGCTTTATGAAAGCATCAACTAGGTCCCTCCAACTTCGGATATTAGCTCTCTCCAATCTCATATaccattccaaggatgccccagtcaggctatcttggaagaagtgcatCAACAATCCTTCATCCTCAGAGTACACATGCATTTTGCGATAGTAAGCTCGGACATGTGTCTTAGGACAAGTGTTCcccttgtatttctcgaagtcgggtaCCTTGAATTTCGGTGGCACACGGACGTCAGGAACTAaacccaagtcattgatatcTATACCCAATCCTTGGCCTTCCATTgccctcatcctttcctccagacCTCTAAACATCCTTCCAGCATCCTGTGGAAATCCCCATTCACTTTCAGGAAACAAATCCTCGTGTCGGTCCTCTTCCAACACGGGGATAGCAGCAGCCCTTCTGATTTGTTGTGTGGTCTGTCCTTCAAGAGTAGGCTGGGGAGGCCCACGGGGATTACCTTGATTAGCAACAGGAGGAATTACACCAGGTCCTCCGATCACAGGTTCACCATTGACACGAATATCAGCAGGATTTCTTTGCGGGGGGTCCGCAACAACCTGAGCAACTGTGTCCATCCTGATTCTGAGTTCTTCTTGGCGATCAGCCATGTTTTGCATGACTTCCATGAACTGAGCCATCTGAGCAGTAACCTGAGTTCTCATCTGGATAAGATCGTCCCTTAACTGATCCATTTGTAGTGAGTGATTAGCCCTTGTGTAGTAGCGATGTGTAGGCGGAGGTGcaattgctgaaagagaaaacCTGATCAGTCAGATAAGAACACCATCTGATGTACCTGTTTGTGCATGATGTGCATgaggtgcatgtgtgcatatgatgtgaggtgccattttcagagtatccaaaatatttaatattaatcaagaatgtttaacaatgtgacaaaagataagcatcaagaggaaacaaaagactcaaatttcattaataatctcCTTTTGAGTTTGGGCATACCCATACATTGACAAGATAGTTCAAACAACAGAAAAGATaaaggaccccatccaacaagcctGGTGGTGGTCATGAAATACAAGCTCAAACACTAATCCATCTTGGTGTAAAACAAAGGTCCTCCTTGTTTAAAGtgctcgtcgctccacttcttagtttcatcaaacatttTCTTGGTcacttctcgatctcttcctttgacaAAACTTTGAATCACCACATCTTTGCGAAACAACTGCCCATCTAACATATCACAGTGGGCCACCAAGCTCTCACATCCTTTGCAATCAGGGAGGGTATTCTTTTCAGATGTACTTTCCATTTCTGCCATCTGGTTTCTGAGCTTTgcattctcttctgttagtcgagcggaACAGAGATGACTACCTTTAAGTTGTGTCTCCACGGCTATCCTTTGAGTAATTTCCTTTTCAAGCTTCTTCTCGATTGCTACCCTCTGAGTGGTTTCCTCTCCAAGCTTCTTTTTCAAACTCTTTACTTCGGCCCTAGCCTCTTTCTTTACTCTGAGCTTGTGAGCCCTTAAATCTTCTCTGTACTCTCGCTTGAGTTTTTCTTCTGCTTTCTTCACCACTTCTTCTATAACCCTTTGATGGTCCTCAATACGAACAGTGGTAGCTCTTTCACCCTTTTCAGTTCTAGCCCttttttgaactctggaagatcctcctttcagcattttaacctcatgtgctaattcagcccttttcTGATCCACCAAGAAGTACTTTATTTTAGCGTCTTCCCCTTTTTCTCGCAACCTGATATTCTCCACATGTACTTGGTTGTACTCCTCAGCTGGTACAGTGGCAGTTAAAATCTTAGGTGGTTGTTCATATAGAGggctaaccttcgggaaaggcagcAGGCACTCCTTAATtctttcttcaacccattcaGTATAAGCTTTCTTGGCAATAGCATTCTTTCCCCCCAAGGTAGTTCGGTCTTCTGTATGAATTTTGTTCCACGCACTCCTTACTTTCTCCAAACCTTCTGGATCGGTTCCTTTTTCAAAGCAAACGGACTCGAATATCTCTTTATCCAAAGGCTTGTCCTTCAGTATAAAACCCAACTGGCGCAGTGCTAGCTTCGGATTATAGTTGATAACTCCTTTTGTCCCTATGAGAAGAACATTGCCAAAACTGCCACATCTGGTTATAACTTGCTCGATGTCTGTTCGGAGGTGATACCAAACAATATCATTTGCAGTAAGTCCCATAATCCTTTGGGGCCACTTCTGTGAATCTCTTGTAGTGACAAATGCTCCGCTTTTAGGCAAATGTGAAGAAAACCATTCGTACAGTATTGGTAAACAACCCCTAACTGATCCTTTTTTCCCATACCTAGAATGGATGGCATAATAAGTGTCGGCCAACAGAGTGGGTACAGGGTTTTGATCCATGAAGAGACAAATGACAGTGAGATCAACAAAATTTGGGATATTCGGGAACATCACTAATCCATAGATCATGACAGCCAggagagcattgaattctttccacTTTTCCTTATCAGCAAGGGCTTCAGCTTCCCTCATCAGAAATTTCACATAGAATCCATGGGtcccaccattaggcttccagttatccTTAACGtctttcatgctcaaat
Encoded proteins:
- the LOC131658957 gene encoding uncharacterized protein LOC131658957, encoding MDQLRDDLIQMRTQVTAQMAQFMEVMQNMADRQEELRIRMDTVAQVVADPPQRNPADIRVNGEPVIGGPGVIPPVANQGNPRGPPQPTLEGQTTQQIRRAAAIPVLEEDRHEDLFPESEWGFPQDAGRMFRGLEERMRAMEGQGLGIDINDLGLVPDVRVPPKFKVPDFEKYKGNTCPKTHVRAYYRKMHVYSEDEGLLMHFFQDSLTGASLEWYMRLERANIRSWRDLVDAFIKQYQYNVDMAPNRTQLQNLAQKANESFKEYAQKWRELAARVQPPMLEREMMDLFTNTLEGQYYSACSASSSFAELVMIGERIESGIKAGRIHNPSAASSSSGAGGKKPYNGFAKKREGETSAAYYGKGKGHVYQQVAVVTIPSTPLQQQPPQQQRHPPRQYQQKSRPPRIFDPIPMTYAQLLAHLLHGDLVQLRTIGPPPAKLPPNYDANAHCEFHSGAAGHDIEHCIGFMHKVQDLLDSKAIEFTPTQGPNVVQNPMPSHGTHAANAIDIVEDIYLVKDVIELGSLLPLLKKELLRMRLYAGCGEFCTDCMVTSSVCDKVKDGIQQLIDSGAQPLVITLPGPIPYTSEKAIPWNYGGEVFYQGAKYEIKAPVEKEDVDNVVGIGRMTRSGRIFNPPQNTRDDNAEALAQAKGKRVVEDTVDPGQSSNSKDTVAKEMEEFLKIIKKSEYKVVDQLSQTQSKISILQLLLCSETHRNALLRLLSTAFVPPEISVNQLEGVVSNINAGNGLGFTDADLPSEGRNHNRALHISVECKGTMLSRVLVDNGSSLNVLPKSSLMRLDYSGVGIRPSELTVRAFDGSKRSVFGEVDLPIMIGPQLFTITFFVMDIHPSYSCLLGRPWIHAAGAVTSTLHQKLKFATQGKIVTICGEEEHVVSHLASFRYIDVEGEVHETPCQAFEAVQTIKIPYVDNKKLEAPMSSLKEAKAVVESGHPEGWGRVLDLPIKQDKCGIGYQLGQSSSNEASKKPGTFVPIKFSSAGIVKDHICAADDDMDIKWDNEAPSIVIKRLDEPAFCGVIDNVPDEKPWFYDIKKFLETQEYPEGASFTDRKTLKRLSAKFFIAGGISDHSAQSDASTYASRSINQTSLSIWNPKVSFPSNTRVYFSGELSSRAQKLRSVD
- the LOC131658958 gene encoding uncharacterized protein LOC131658958, with the translated sequence MANSVTVNKKTTKHTFSCSFYREDITPLVRLSTRVTGQNLDEFRKTYGHILLQFYDSELRCFTFQDYQLAPTLEEYAHILQIKVQHKVPFVCAPEKPKMDRIADALYLSMKDVKDNWKPNGGTHGFYVKFLMREAEALADKEKWKEFNALLAVMIYGLVMFPNIPNFVDLTVICLFMDQNPVPTLLADTYYAIHSRYGKKGSVRGCLPILYEWFSSHLPKSGAFVTTRDSQKWPQRIMGLTANDIVWYHLRTDIEQVITRCGSFGNVLLIGTKGVINYNPKLALRQLGFILKDKPLDKEIFESVCFEKGTDPEGLEKVRSAWNKIHTEDRTTLGGKNAIAKKAYTEWVEERIKECLLPFPKVSPLYEQPPKILTATVPAEEYNQVHVENIRVQKRARTEKGERATTVRIEDHQRVIEEVVKKAEEKLKREYREDLRAHKLRVKKEARAEVKSLKKKLGEETTQRVAIEKKLEKEITQRIAVETQLKGSHLCSARLTEENAKLRNQMAEMESTSEKNTLPDCKGCESLVAHCDMLDGQLFRKDVVIQSFVKGRDREVTKKMFDETKKWSDEHFKQGGPLFYTKMD